One window from the genome of Tachypleus tridentatus isolate NWPU-2018 chromosome 11, ASM421037v1, whole genome shotgun sequence encodes:
- the LOC143231535 gene encoding uncharacterized protein LOC143231535 has product MIKIAVLAMCVVSATCGYVSPYSYAPARYAYQPDVYAKPQPYNTGYDIQNEYGDRQWQQEQGDEYGNKQGSYGYRDAYGISRQVDYVADKGGYRANIKTNEPGTANQNPADVNIYSDAAPVKYDAHPYGYARPAAYAYARPAYGFARRGYGYARPVYKYAKPAYGYVRPAYGYGHRRVAY; this is encoded by the exons ATGATTAAG ATTGCAGTTCTCGCCATGTGTGTGGTGTCAGCCACTTGTGGATACGTGTCACCGTATTCTTACGCTCCAGCCAGATACGCCTATCAACCAGATGTATAT GCCAAACCACAGCCATATAACACCGGCTACGACATCCAAAACGAGTACGGTGACCGCCAGTGGCAACAGGAGCAAGGTGACGAGTACGGCAACAAGCAAGGTTCCTATGGTTACAGGGATGCTTATGGTATTAGTCGCCAGGTGGATTATGTTGCTGACAAAGGTGGTTACCGAGCTAACATTAAAACCAATGAACCTGGTACCGCCAATCAGAACCCTGCTGACGTCAACATCTACTCCGACGCTGCACCTGTGAAATATGACGCACATCCTTATGGCTACGCTCGTCCTGCTGCCTACGCCTATGCTCGTCCTGCTTACGGCTTTGCCCGTCGTGGCTACGGCTACGCTAGACCAGTCTACAAGTACGCTAAACCTGCCTATGGTTACGTTCGTCCTGCTTATGGCTACGGTCATCGTCGTGTCGCTTATTAA